The region GGCCTGATCTACCCGGTGCCCGACCCCCGGTACCCGTTCCTCGGCGTGCACTTCACCCGCCGGGTCGACGGGTCGGTCGACCTTGGCCCGAACGCCGTGCTGGCCATGGCGCGGGAGGGCTACCGGCTGCGTGACCTCAACCTCGGCCAGACGTGGGGCACTTTCACCTACCCCGGCTTCCGCCGGATGGCGGCCCAGCACTGGCGGATGGGCATGAAGGAGTACCGGACCTCACTGAGCCGGCGGGCGTTCCTGGCCGAGGCTCGGCGGTACGTCCCCGAGCTCACGGCGTCCGACGTGGTGGCGGCCCAAGCTGGCGTCCGGGCCCAGGCCGTGGACCCGGACGGGACGCTGGTGGACGACTTCCGGATCAGCGAGCTCGGCCCGGTGGTGGCCGTGCGCAACGCACCGTCGCCCGCGGCGACGTCGTCCCTGGCCATCGCCGAGTACATCTGCGACCATCCCTGGCGGACCAGGGTCTCGGCCTAGCGAAGGCCTAGCGGCGCGGCCAGTCCCGGCTCTCGTGCTCCAGGTGGTTGGCGACGGTGCGGCAGGCGGTGCCGAGCTGCTCCAGCTGCTCGGGACCCAGGACGTCGACGAGGTGCTGACGGACGCTCTCCACATGGTCGGGGGCGGCCTCGGTCAGCCGCCGCCACCCGGCGTCGGTGAGCACCGCCCAGGCGCCCCGACGGTCCACGTAGCACTCCTCGCGCACCACCAGGCCGTCCGCCTCCATCCGGGAGACCTGATGGGACAGGCGGCTCTTCGACGACAGGGTCTGGCTGGCGAGATCCGACATCCGTAGCCGGTGGTCCGCGGCCT is a window of Actinomycetes bacterium DNA encoding:
- a CDS encoding MarR family winged helix-turn-helix transcriptional regulator → MAETRWLTDKEQRAWRAWIAATALLNDRLERDLKTEHGMSLAEYEVLVRLSEAADHRLRMSDLASQTLSSKSRLSHQVSRMEADGLVVREECYVDRRGAWAVLTDAGWRRLTEAAPDHVESVRQHLVDVLGPEQLEQLGTACRTVANHLEHESRDWPRR